One part of the Anaerolineae bacterium genome encodes these proteins:
- a CDS encoding peptide ABC transporter substrate-binding protein, translated as MGRHTRWQAILTLTGIAMTMAFLGFLAFSRTTVTVPDVGGVYSEGIAGTPQFINPLLAHFNQVDQDLSALIFQGLTRSDGKGGLEPVLAKSWSASDDGLAYLFKLRDDVRWQDNQPFTADDVLFTINLMKDPEFPGAPYLGDLWRTVTVEKIDDYTLRFILPEPFPPFADFTTIGILPEHLLKDTPARDLLSQTFNLKPIGTGPFKLDEINARLARLSANPLYNGPQPRLAHLEFHFYPSYQEVIAAYRAGEVLGINFIPPQAIPDVQQLESLNLYTARLSGYNIIYLNLQAPDTAPFFQETEVRQALLLALDRQAIIDQALHGQGLAANGPILPWSWAYNADQPVPNFDPEKAKSLLDKVGWIDSDGDGIRDKEGRLLAFNLLTGDDPDNIKVAEAASEQWQQVGVSATPEVAGAGLGAALAQRHFQAALAEVLLYGDPDPYPFWHQTQIQAGQNFAGWNNDEASMLLEAARATTAKGRRNDFYFEFQRIFAEEVPSIILFHPVYTYGVSQDVFDVQVAPVVNPSDRFRSLPNWYVLTRQVIYKETQYEKVAP; from the coding sequence ACACACGCTGGCAAGCTATTCTTACCCTCACCGGAATAGCCATGACCATGGCCTTTTTGGGATTTCTGGCTTTTTCGCGCACCACTGTCACCGTGCCGGATGTAGGCGGCGTTTACAGCGAGGGCATTGCCGGAACGCCTCAATTTATCAATCCGCTGCTGGCGCACTTTAATCAGGTTGACCAGGATTTGAGCGCCCTTATCTTTCAGGGTCTAACTCGTTCCGACGGCAAGGGCGGCCTGGAGCCGGTGCTGGCCAAAAGCTGGAGCGCCAGCGATGACGGCCTGGCCTATCTGTTCAAACTGCGAGATGATGTTCGCTGGCAAGACAATCAACCCTTTACGGCTGACGACGTTCTTTTTACCATCAACCTGATGAAAGACCCCGAATTTCCCGGCGCGCCTTACCTGGGCGACCTGTGGCGAACGGTGACCGTGGAAAAGATTGACGATTACACCCTCCGCTTTATCCTGCCGGAGCCGTTTCCCCCCTTTGCCGATTTTACCACCATCGGTATTTTGCCGGAACACCTGCTTAAAGACACGCCCGCCCGCGATTTATTGAGCCAGACCTTTAACCTCAAACCAATTGGCACCGGCCCTTTTAAACTGGACGAAATAAATGCCAGGTTGGCCCGGTTGTCGGCCAATCCGCTTTATAACGGCCCCCAACCGCGGCTGGCGCACCTGGAGTTTCATTTTTATCCCAGCTACCAGGAAGTGATAGCCGCCTACCGGGCGGGAGAAGTTCTGGGGATTAACTTCATCCCTCCTCAAGCTATCCCGGACGTGCAGCAACTTGAGTCCCTTAATCTTTATACCGCGCGCTTATCGGGTTACAACATTATTTATCTCAACTTGCAGGCCCCCGACACAGCCCCCTTTTTCCAGGAGACTGAAGTGCGCCAGGCCCTGTTATTGGCCCTGGATCGCCAGGCCATCATTGACCAGGCGCTGCACGGCCAGGGGCTGGCGGCCAACGGGCCAATCCTGCCCTGGAGTTGGGCCTACAATGCCGACCAACCTGTCCCAAATTTTGACCCGGAAAAGGCCAAGTCCCTGTTGGATAAGGTCGGCTGGATAGACAGCGATGGCGACGGCATCCGCGATAAAGAAGGCCGGCTCCTGGCCTTTAACCTGCTCACCGGCGACGACCCCGATAATATCAAAGTGGCCGAAGCTGCGAGTGAGCAGTGGCAACAGGTCGGCGTGTCGGCCACCCCGGAAGTGGCCGGCGCGGGTTTGGGCGCGGCCCTGGCCCAGCGCCATTTCCAGGCGGCCCTGGCTGAGGTTTTACTGTACGGAGACCCCGACCCTTACCCCTTCTGGCATCAAACCCAAATTCAGGCCGGGCAAAATTTTGCGGGTTGGAACAACGATGAAGCTTCAATGCTGCTGGAAGCCGCCCGCGCCACCACGGCCAAAGGCCGCCGCAACGACTTCTACTTTGAGTTCCAGCGCATTTTTGCCGAGGAAGTTCCCTCCATTATCCTCTTTCACCCCGTTTACACCTACGGCGTCAGTCAAGATGTTTTCGACGTTCAGGTAGCCCCAGTGGTCAATCCCAGCGACCGCTTCCGCAGCCTGCCCAATTGGTACGTGCTCACCCGGCAGGTCATTTATAAAGAAACCCAATATGAGAAAGTGGCCCCGTAG
- a CDS encoding tetratricopeptide repeat protein, translated as MNQSELQTLLREGIAAAKAGRTEQARQALLQVVELDETNVSAWLWLSAVVEDPVDKFTCLENVLALEPENKHARLGLARLQQQSDGVAPTVRPSPLATTSSPFPATETSPAPSSSTPVSSPLPPSSASSPEKSAGEEVSSPGQAGSQPASSPKQQTPVKRPGHLKEHASMAGVMLQDNLAARRPLPVPEKPFVPVSSAEQAQLEANVAAEVEPPVKDTWLSTRRIILRVVVLLASLVLCAPCSLLGGCGVVNELALRYRGEVVEAYVTDSYTYRGSTGVVYYMVQYEFSFDGQTWHSFGGDPADDAYWCPVSSTAYETATNTKKIKVLYLPNKPQVNRPLRLDDRIDLLAIMGTILGVGVVMWAFFLGGGWALSLFIFRPTRKKPTLPARSAIRYKRLAPQPARPEAPAPKAKYLQEHASMAGALIRSKSTARGEDVLEFEPATSEAEAPPEKGSVLCPFCRRPISAMSTRCHHCRLPLVVDCPACGARLDVELAECPECGYTPGNFRHKTIYFSGLAAAYQEHEKYGQAVTAWQIVNMLNPDYPEIQLRLAEAQAGAGRSNVAINTLRQVLAEDPGQIAAALVLGKIYHQLSYWDEAEDVYQEALVETPESAELNFSLGWLLMDHGQLKKSFDYFQKATRLDPRHGMVWFRLGQLYEASRRPKLAVEAYRRAATLLPADTLAQKKAQRLAGVLAPDLPDVLATGWFELLRQLTGPALLCFLAAVLDAGMRPWWIPGTGWLALGLGLLGAFLWTSGASLPYNPAIRFIAGERGLTSAEARFSVAIFGAIFWLVAMGIILYPIGQSSPEVPEWILKLSTT; from the coding sequence ATGAATCAGTCTGAACTTCAGACTTTGTTGCGCGAAGGGATTGCCGCCGCCAAAGCCGGCCGGACAGAACAGGCTCGCCAGGCGTTGTTGCAGGTGGTGGAACTGGATGAAACCAACGTGTCGGCCTGGCTCTGGCTCAGCGCGGTGGTGGAAGATCCGGTTGATAAGTTTACGTGTTTGGAAAACGTATTGGCCCTGGAGCCGGAAAACAAACACGCCCGGTTGGGGTTGGCCCGTTTGCAGCAACAAAGCGACGGAGTTGCGCCAACGGTCAGACCGTCCCCTTTGGCAACAACTTCATCCCCCTTTCCGGCAACTGAAACGTCTCCTGCTCCTTCATCCTCTACCCCGGTTTCGTCCCCCTTGCCCCCTTCATCAGCATCTTCCCCGGAAAAATCGGCAGGAGAGGAAGTGTCTTCTCCAGGCCAGGCCGGCTCACAGCCTGCGTCTTCCCCCAAACAGCAAACTCCGGTGAAAAGGCCGGGACATCTAAAAGAGCATGCCTCAATGGCCGGGGTGATGTTGCAAGATAATTTAGCCGCGCGTCGTCCGCTGCCGGTGCCGGAAAAACCCTTTGTCCCGGTTTCATCTGCTGAGCAGGCGCAACTGGAAGCGAATGTGGCGGCTGAAGTTGAACCCCCGGTAAAAGACACCTGGCTGTCTACCAGGCGCATCATATTGCGAGTAGTGGTGTTGCTGGCCTCGTTAGTGCTGTGCGCGCCATGCTCCCTGCTGGGGGGATGCGGCGTGGTCAACGAGTTGGCTTTGCGCTACCGGGGAGAGGTGGTTGAGGCGTATGTCACGGATTCGTACACCTATCGAGGCAGCACCGGCGTGGTCTATTATATGGTGCAATATGAATTCAGCTTTGATGGGCAAACGTGGCACTCTTTTGGCGGAGATCCGGCGGACGACGCTTATTGGTGCCCGGTTTCGTCAACGGCCTACGAAACCGCCACAAATACCAAAAAGATAAAGGTTTTATATTTGCCCAACAAGCCACAGGTCAACCGGCCGCTTCGGCTTGACGACAGAATAGACCTTTTGGCAATTATGGGCACCATTTTGGGCGTTGGCGTGGTGATGTGGGCTTTCTTTTTAGGGGGGGGCTGGGCCTTGTCACTGTTTATCTTTCGCCCCACCCGTAAAAAACCAACCCTGCCGGCCCGGTCTGCTATCCGCTACAAACGACTCGCCCCGCAGCCGGCGCGGCCAGAAGCGCCGGCCCCCAAAGCAAAATATTTGCAGGAACATGCTTCAATGGCCGGCGCCTTGATTCGGAGCAAGTCTACGGCGCGGGGGGAGGATGTTTTGGAGTTTGAACCGGCCACGAGCGAAGCGGAAGCGCCGCCCGAAAAAGGCAGTGTTTTGTGTCCTTTTTGTAGACGCCCTATTTCGGCCATGTCCACCCGCTGCCATCATTGCCGCCTGCCCCTGGTGGTGGATTGCCCGGCTTGTGGCGCTCGTTTGGATGTAGAACTGGCCGAGTGTCCCGAATGTGGGTATACGCCGGGTAACTTCCGGCATAAAACCATCTACTTTAGCGGGTTAGCGGCGGCTTACCAGGAGCACGAAAAATATGGTCAGGCCGTTACCGCCTGGCAAATTGTCAACATGCTAAATCCCGACTATCCCGAAATTCAACTGCGGTTGGCCGAAGCGCAAGCCGGGGCAGGCCGCTCTAATGTGGCTATTAACACTCTGCGGCAGGTGCTGGCCGAAGACCCCGGCCAAATAGCCGCCGCTTTGGTTTTGGGGAAAATTTATCATCAATTGAGTTATTGGGATGAGGCCGAAGATGTTTACCAAGAAGCCCTGGTGGAGACGCCCGAATCCGCCGAGCTAAATTTTTCCCTGGGCTGGCTGCTAATGGACCACGGCCAGCTTAAAAAAAGTTTTGACTATTTTCAGAAGGCAACGCGGCTCGACCCCAGGCACGGCATGGTCTGGTTCCGGCTGGGGCAACTTTACGAGGCCTCTCGCCGGCCCAAGCTGGCGGTTGAAGCCTATCGGCGGGCCGCCACCCTGCTCCCCGCCGATACTTTAGCCCAAAAGAAGGCCCAACGTTTGGCCGGTGTGCTGGCCCCTGATTTACCCGACGTGCTGGCCACCGGCTGGTTTGAGTTGCTGCGGCAATTAACCGGGCCGGCGCTGCTCTGTTTTTTGGCCGCCGTGCTGGATGCAGGCATGCGTCCCTGGTGGATTCCGGGCACAGGCTGGCTGGCGCTCGGCCTGGGGCTGCTGGGCGCATTTTTGTGGACAAGCGGCGCCAGCTTGCCCTACAATCCGGCTATCCGTTTTATAGCCGGTGAGCGCGGCTTGACTTCCGCCGAGGCGCGTTTCTCGGTGGCCATCTTTGGGGCAATTTTTTGGCTGGTGGCCATGGGCATTATTTTGTATCCGATTGGTCAATCTTCTCCTGAGGTGCCGGAATGGATCCTGAAACTATCTACTACCTGA
- a CDS encoding DUF1385 domain-containing protein, with the protein MSKPFNYGGQAIIEGVMMRGRKHMALAVRAANGEIVLHTEPLNPRIYASFINKIPFLRGFTLLWDALVLGIHALMFSANIAMGEEEEVEFTGPVAWGSMAVSFTLAIAIFFVSPLLVISLLERFATIPILLQHLIEGVVRLALFLGYIWGIGFLEDIKRVFGYHGAEHKAINAYEHDVELVPEKISQCSIVHPRCGTAFLLIVMVISIFVFALVGDPALWLKIVSRVVLIPVIAGIAYEFLKFSAAHQQNPIIKILIAPGLALQRMTTREPDLSMLEVSIAALKKLLIEEKLATAANLSETGETLTAPGSVSP; encoded by the coding sequence ATGAGTAAACCCTTTAACTACGGTGGTCAGGCCATCATCGAAGGGGTGATGATGCGCGGACGCAAACACATGGCTCTGGCCGTTCGCGCGGCCAACGGCGAAATTGTGCTGCATACCGAACCCCTGAACCCTCGTATCTACGCCAGTTTCATTAACAAAATACCTTTTTTGCGCGGCTTCACCCTGCTGTGGGATGCCCTGGTTTTGGGCATTCACGCCTTGATGTTTTCGGCTAACATTGCTATGGGCGAGGAAGAAGAGGTGGAATTTACCGGGCCGGTGGCCTGGGGTAGTATGGCCGTTTCTTTTACGCTGGCCATCGCCATTTTTTTTGTATCGCCCTTGCTGGTGATTAGCCTGCTGGAACGGTTTGCGACCATCCCTATTCTGCTCCAACATCTCATTGAAGGCGTCGTCAGGCTGGCCTTGTTTTTAGGCTACATCTGGGGCATTGGCTTTCTCGAGGACATTAAACGTGTTTTTGGCTATCATGGCGCCGAGCACAAGGCCATTAATGCTTACGAACATGACGTGGAACTGGTCCCGGAAAAAATCAGCCAATGCAGCATTGTCCATCCCCGCTGCGGCACGGCGTTTTTGCTCATTGTGATGGTCATCTCTATTTTTGTGTTTGCCCTGGTGGGCGACCCCGCGCTGTGGCTGAAAATTGTTTCCCGCGTGGTGCTCATCCCGGTTATTGCCGGCATTGCCTACGAATTTCTAAAATTTAGCGCGGCGCACCAACAAAATCCAATCATTAAAATTTTGATTGCGCCCGGCCTGGCCCTACAGCGCATGACCACTCGCGAGCCCGATTTAAGCATGTTAGAAGTATCTATCGCTGCCCTGAAAAAACTGCTTATCGAAGAAAAACTGGCGACCGCGGCCAACTTAAGCGAAACCGGCGAAACCCTGACCGCGCCCGGTTCGGTCAGCCCGTAG
- a CDS encoding rhomboid family intramembrane serine protease: MDPETIYYLTLILESVFLLPIKDRREQGQTFPWMTLTIVIINVLIHGGLVLGLYLRHQTMPDDVSWIITLYPYMDVSNLKLRGEGLGALSSLTSFFLHANFFHLLGNMFVLWFFGRKVEDVTGPARFFLFYMLCGFAASFVSVLASAALSPIHARMPGLGASGAISGLMGAYLFLYSDQRIRTLVAATPMGCCLVAIPFTIWLPAWVYLIYSFLHDALVAQLMVELAKLDIPYSTGVGVFAHLGGALTGLACIYFFVHPDVLARRR, encoded by the coding sequence ATGGATCCTGAAACTATCTACTACCTGACCTTGATTCTGGAAAGCGTTTTTTTGCTGCCCATTAAAGACCGCCGGGAACAGGGACAGACTTTTCCCTGGATGACTTTGACCATTGTGATCATCAATGTTCTCATTCACGGGGGTTTGGTTTTGGGCCTTTATTTGCGCCATCAAACCATGCCCGATGATGTGTCGTGGATCATCACCCTCTACCCTTATATGGACGTATCTAACTTAAAACTCAGAGGCGAAGGTTTGGGCGCGTTATCGTCTTTAACCAGTTTCTTTTTACACGCCAATTTTTTTCACCTGTTGGGCAACATGTTTGTGCTGTGGTTTTTTGGCCGCAAGGTAGAGGACGTAACCGGCCCGGCGCGTTTTTTTCTTTTTTACATGCTGTGTGGTTTTGCCGCCAGTTTTGTAAGCGTACTGGCCAGCGCCGCGCTTTCGCCTATCCATGCCCGGATGCCCGGTTTGGGCGCCAGCGGCGCTATTAGCGGGTTAATGGGGGCTTATCTTTTTTTATATTCCGACCAGCGCATCCGTACCCTTGTGGCGGCCACGCCCATGGGCTGCTGCCTGGTGGCCATTCCCTTTACTATTTGGCTGCCGGCCTGGGTGTATCTGATTTATAGTTTTCTGCACGATGCGTTGGTGGCCCAGTTGATGGTTGAACTGGCCAAATTGGACATCCCTTATTCCACCGGCGTCGGTGTTTTTGCGCACCTGGGCGGGGCGCTGACGGGCCTGGCCTGTATTTACTTTTTTGTCCATCCCGACGTGCTGGCCCGGCGGCGATAA